The Cellulophaga sp. RHA19 genome includes the window AAAATTTCAAAAAAGTAGTTTTTTGATGCTTTCTCTTTTTTTTATACTAGTCGAAACTAAAGAGGAACTGTAACATTTTAAAAATTAATTTTAATTAAAAAAACAAATTATTATGGGATCATTTAGAGCAGATTTTAGTTTCGGTGGTAAAGTATTTGATGTACTTTATTCTGATTATGAATTTAGTAGAAATACAGATTCTAAAGGTAAGCCATCTTCTAACGTAACTGGTGGTAGAGTTGAATTAGTTATAGAGTCTACAGAAGATACTTCTGTTATTGAAGCTATGGTTAACAGTCAGTTTAAACCTGTTGAAGGTAAAATTACTTTTAAGAAAACAGACGAGGATGCTAAAATGAAAGAAGTTGAGTTTAAAAACGCTTACATCGTTCATTTTAAAGAAACATTAGACGTTAATAATGACGTACCTATGACTATTAAAGTTACTTTCTCTGCTGAGGAAATTAACGTTGGTACAGCTTCTTTATTAAACCGTTGGCCAAGATCATAAAACTACTAAACACATACTAGTTGTTTAGACATGTTTATACTATTAAAGCCTTCAAGTGTCATAATTTGAAGGCTTTTTTATCCTTTTACAAAATACCACATATGGTGTATTAGTTACACACAAACCAATACATCTAAAAAATAAAACAAACCTAGTAAAACTAATCTCTTTACTGCTTTGTTTAAAATAACATTAAAATTAGGCCTCTTGGTTTCTAAATTTACCACAAGGCTTATATAGTACCTACAAACATAAAGTTATGACACCAGAAAATAAGCAAATTAGTATTAACGGTAAATTTATTAGTGGTTACAAACACATTACCATAGCTCAAAAAATTAACGATCACCATTCTTTTGAGGTTGGTATAGATTTAGAAGCCGGGGAAACCACTACCGCACACACCATAGACAAGTCTAAAGACTGGC containing:
- the tssD gene encoding type VI secretion system tube protein TssD, translated to MGSFRADFSFGGKVFDVLYSDYEFSRNTDSKGKPSSNVTGGRVELVIESTEDTSVIEAMVNSQFKPVEGKITFKKTDEDAKMKEVEFKNAYIVHFKETLDVNNDVPMTIKVTFSAEEINVGTASLLNRWPRS